CCGGCGGTGAGCAGCAGATGCTGGCGATGGGCCGCGCGATGATGTCGCAGCCCAAGCTGCTGATGCTGGACGAGCCCAGCATGGGCCTGTCGCCGATCATGATGCAGAAGATCATGGCGACCATCACCGAGCTGCGCGACCAGGGCACGACGATCCTCCTGGTCGAGCAGAACGCCCAGGCCGCGCTGTCGCTGGCCGACCAGGGGCACGTGATGGAGATCGGCAAGATCTCCCTCTCCGGCACCGGCCAGGACCTGCTGACCGACGAGTCGGTCCGCAAGGCCTACCTCGGCGAGGACTGAGCACGACCGCACCACCGCACGCGAAGAGGGGGCGGGCCCGTTCGGGCCCGCCCCCTCTTCGCGTTCCTGCCGCTGCGCCGCGGCTACTCCGCCTTCTTCTTGGCGTCCTGCGCGGCGCCCTCCTCGATGACGGCCTCGGCGACGGCCTTCATGGTCATCCGGCGGTCCATGGACGTCTTCTGGATCCAACGGAAGGCGGCCGGCTCGGAGAGCCCGAACTTCGTCTGCAGCACGCTCTTGGCCCGGTCGACCAGCTTGCGGGTGTCCAGCCGCTGGTTGAGGTCCTCGACCTCGAGCTCCAGCGCGCGGATCTCGCTGTACCGGGAGACGGCCATCTCGATGGCGGGGACGAGGTCCCCTTTGTTGAACGGCTTGACGATGTAGGCCATCGCCCCGGCGTCCCTGGCCCGGTCGACGAGCTCGCGCTGCGAGAACGCGGTCAGCATCAGGGTCGGCGCGATGTGCGCCTCGTGGATCTGCTCGGCGGCGGACAGCCCGTCCAGGATGGGCATCTTCACATCCAGGATCACCAGATCCGGCCGCAGCTCCTGCGCGAGCTTGACGGCGGTCTCCCCGTCCCCGGCCTCACCGACGACGGTGTAACCCTCCTCCTCGAGCATCTCCTTGAGGTCGAGACGGATCAGCGCCTCGTCCTCCGCGATGACGACTCGAGTCGTCGTCGGCGGGACATGCGGGTCCTGCGGCTCGTCGGCGACGGTCACGATGCTCCTCATAGCTACCGGGGGTGCGTGCACGAGCCTACCCGGACACGGTATCTTTGAGTTGCAGCGGGGGAGGCTCAGCCTTCGATCCGTAGGCCCCGGTAGCCCAATTGGCAGCAGGCAGTGGATTCAAAACCCACACAGTGTCGGTTCGAGTCCGACCCGGGGCACTTTACCTTCGATTCGAAGGATTCCGATCATTGGACCGCTTCACGCAAATGAGCGAAGTCGGCCGGGAATAGGCAACGCCTCGGCAGCGCCGGTCCAATCCTGGCGCGCATGTACGACTCGGCCACACGACAGCGCTCGCACGTTCGGGGCCTGACACTCAGTGAGACCAGCCGCGCCACAGAGATCTCCCGGTCGACTCTGCGCACCTGGCTGCTTCACGACGGGCACCCCACCCCCAATGCCACAGGGCTGATCGACGCCTGCGAGCGGACCCTGACGGAGGTTCTGCCCACGAACAGGGTCTGTCGCGTTGCCTGCCCCGGGTGCACGAGCGTGGTCGGCTACAGCAAGCACCGGCCCTGCCTCTTCCCCCAGGCCGGTCCGGGTCCCGAGCACCTGCGCCCGATCGTGCTCGCCGACTGGCGGCGGACCATCGTCGCCGAGCACCTGCGGGAGCTGGTACGCGGCCTGATCCACTCCGACGGCTGCGGGTTCACCAACCGGGCGACGGGCCGCGGACGCCGCTACGCGTACCCGCGGTGCGTCTTCACGAACAAGTCCGACGACATCCGTCGGATCTTCACCGACGCCCTCGACGAGGTCGGCGTCGAGTGGAAAGTGACAAAACGTGGGAGCAGTCCTTACAACATCTCCCTCGCCCGCCGCGCCTCCGTGGCACTGATGGATGAGCATGTCGGACCCAAGCACTGACGATTCCCAAGTGAGCCCTGCCGACCCCATGAGATTCCAAGGTCTACACGCGTCACATCGTGAATATTCATGACCGAGATGTTCAATGCTCAAATTTCCCTCAGGTGTCGCTCAGCGCAGTCGATGGCCTCCGAACTGCAAAGACGACCGGCCAGTAGGCATCTATTCAGTAACGGGATCTATGCATGGGATAAATACGTCGCTTAACTTTGGGCAACTCTCAAGCAACAGCTCCCCACCCTCGAGAGGCTCTGCATGAGCACCACTACCAAGCTCCCCGCCCCTCCGGCCACCGGCCGGTCGCTGAAGCGACACGTCGGCCTGATCGGCCTGATGTGGGCGTCAGTCGGTTCGATTATCGGATCCGGCTGGCTCTACGGGGCCAAGAACGCTGTCGTCGCCGCCGGTCCCGCGGCCATCATCTCGTGGGGCGTCGGCGCCGTCGCGATCGTGTTGTTGGCGCTCGTGCATGCCGAGCTCGGTGGCATGTTCCCCGTGGCGGGCGGGACGGCGCGGTATCCGCACTACGTCTTCGGCGGGCTCGCCGGGATGTCGTTCGGCTGGTTCTCCTGGCTGCAGGCGGCCACGGTCGCGCCGATCGAGGTCGAGGCGATGATCGGCTACGCCGGTCACTGGTCCTTCGCCTCGGGCTTCCAGAACGCCGACGGGACGCTGACCGCCTCCGGTCTGCTCGTGGCGGTCTTCCTGATGGCCTTCTTCGTGGCGATCAACTTCCTCGGCGTACGGGTGCTCGCCCACGCCAACAGCGCCACCACCTGGTGGAAGATCTTCGTCCCGCTGGTGACGATCTTCGCGGTCGCGCTCACGCACTTCCACTCGAGCAACTTCACCTCGCACGGCTTCGCGCCGTTCGGCGCCAAGGGCGTGCTCGCCGCGATCAGCACCTCCGGCATCATCTTCGCGCTGCTCGGCTTCGAGCAGGCGATCCAGCTGGCCGGTGAGAGCAAGAACCCGAAGAGGGACATCCCGCGCGCGGTGCTCGGCTCGGTCGCGATCGGCTCCACCATCTACGTGCTGCTGCAGGTCGCCTACATCGGCGCGCTGCCCGGCGCCTCCTTCGCCAAGGGCTGGGCCAACCTGGCCTACGCGGGCATCTCCGGCCCGTGGGCCGGCCTCGCCTCGGTGATCGGCATGGGTCTGCTGGCCAAGGTGCTCTTCCTGGACGCGGTGATCTCCCCGGCCGGCACCGGCCTGATCTACACCACCTCCACCTCCCGCATCTCCTACGGCCTGGCCCGCAACGGCTACGCGCCGGAGGCCTTCGAGAAGACCGGCGAGCAGGGTGTGCCGTGGTTCGGCCTGGCCCTCTCCTTCGTCGTCGGCGTCATCTGCTTCCTGCCCTTCCCGAGCTGGCAGCAGCTGGTCTCCTTCATCACCTCCGCCTCGGTGCTGATGTACGCGGGCGCCCCGCTGGCCTACGGCGCGCTGCGCAAGCAGCTGCCGAACCGTGAGCGCCCCTACCGCCTGCCGTTCGGTCAGATCATCTCGCCGGTGTCGTTCGTCGTCGCCAGCCTGATCATCTACTGGTCCGGCTGGGAGACCCTGTGGCGGCTCGGCATCGCCATCGTCCTCGGCTACGCGCTGCTCGGCGGCTACGCCTGGTACGCGCACTCCGCCAACAAGCCGAACGCGCCGCGCATGGACTGGAAGTCCGCGCAGTGGCTGCCGGTCTACCTGGTGGGCCTGGGGATCATCTCCTGGCAGGGCGGCTTCGGCGGTGAGAGCCACATCGGCCTCTGGGTCGACATGGGCATCATCGCGGCCTTCTCGCTCGGCATCTACTACTGGGCCGTGAACACCTCGCTGAAGACCGCCGCGATCGAGCGGAACATCGAGGACGTCGAGGTCGTGGACGCGGGCGGTCACTGACCCTCGCGCAGCCGTAACGGACCGAGCCCGGTCGGAGCAGTGTCGCTCCGGCCGGGCTCTTCCGTTGTCCCGTCACCCGGGAGTGGCTCACCCGGGGGTGGTCACCGCCTGGTCGGCAGCGGCAGGTCGTCCTGGCCGACGTGGTGGACCCGGACCAGGTTGGTGGAGCCGGCCAGGCCGGGAGGGGAGCCGGCGGTGATGACGACGATGTCGCCGACCTCGCAGCGGCCGATGGCCAGCAGCGCGGCGTCGACCTGCTCGATCATCTCGTCGGTGGTCTCCACGAAGGGGCCGAGGAACGTCTCGACGCCCCAGCTCAGCGCGAGCTGGCTGCGCACGGCCGGCTCGTAGGTGAAGGCCAGCACCGGGATCGGCGAGCGGTAGCGGGAGAGCCGCTTGGCCGTGTCGCCGGACTGGGTGAAGGCGACCAGGTAGCGGGCGTGGAGGAAGTCGCCGATCTCCGCCGCGGCGCGGGCGACGGCGCCGCCCTGGGTGCGGGGCTTGCCGGCGCCGGTGAGCGGCGGCAGGCCCGCCGCGATGATCTCCTCCTCGGCCGCGCAGACGATCCGGCTCATGGTGCGGACGGTCTCGACCGGGTACTTGCCGACGCTGGTCTCGCCGGACAGCATCACCGCGTCCGCGCCGTCGAGGACGGCGTTGGCGACGTCGGAGGCCTCGGCGCGGGTCGGGCGCGAGGCGTTGATCATCGAGTCGAGCATCTGGGTCGCGACGATGACCGGCTTCGCGTTGCGGCGGCACAGCTTGATGGCCTGCTTCTGCACCAGCGGGACCTGCTCCAGCGGCATCTCGACGCCGAGGTCGCCGCGGGCGACCATCACGCCGTCGAACGCGTCGACGATCTCTTCGAGGTTGTCGACGGCCTGGGGCTTCTCCACCTTGGCGATGACCGGGACGAAGCGTCCCTCCTCGCTCATGATGCGGTGGACGTCCTTGATGTCGTCCGCGCTGCGGACGAAGGAGAGCGCGACCAGGTCGGCGCCGATGCGGAGGCCCCAGCGCAGGTCGGCGACGTCCTTGTCGCTGAGCGCGGGAACGGAGACGGCGACGCCGGGGAGGTTGAGTCCCTTGTGGTCGGAGACCATGCCGCCCTCGACCACCGTGCAGTGCACGTTCTGGCCTTCGACGGAGGCGACTTCGAGGCAGACCCGGCCGTCGTCGACGAGGATCCGCTCGCCGGGGGTGACGTCGCCGCAGAGTCCCTTGTAGGTGGTGCCGCAGCGGTGGCGGTCGCCCTCGACGTCGGCGGTGGTGATGGTGAACTCGTCGCCGCGCTCGAGGAGCACGGGGCCCTCGGCGAAGGTCTCGAGACGGATCTTGGGGCCCTGCAGGTCGACCAGGATGCCGACGCTGCGGCCGGTCTCGTCCGCGGCTTTGCGGACGCGACGGTAACGGTCCTCGTGCTCGGCGTAGCTGCCGTGGCTGAGGTTGAAGCGGGCGACGTCCATGCCGGCGACGACCAGAGTCTTGATCTGGTCGTAGCTGTCGGAGGCGGGCCCGAGAGTACAGACGATTTTTGCTCGGCGCATGGAACGAGCGTAGGTCCTACCCGGTGGTAGCTTCGCGGCCCCAACTGGGCGTCAGATGTCTTTTGACCGACCCCGGGTTGAACATTCCGAAACGTACCTGCGGATGAACCCGG
This genomic interval from Streptacidiphilus rugosus AM-16 contains the following:
- a CDS encoding ANTAR domain-containing response regulator, yielding MTVADEPQDPHVPPTTTRVVIAEDEALIRLDLKEMLEEEGYTVVGEAGDGETAVKLAQELRPDLVILDVKMPILDGLSAAEQIHEAHIAPTLMLTAFSQRELVDRARDAGAMAYIVKPFNKGDLVPAIEMAVSRYSEIRALELEVEDLNQRLDTRKLVDRAKSVLQTKFGLSEPAAFRWIQKTSMDRRMTMKAVAEAVIEEGAAQDAKKKAE
- a CDS encoding APC family permease, translating into MSTTTKLPAPPATGRSLKRHVGLIGLMWASVGSIIGSGWLYGAKNAVVAAGPAAIISWGVGAVAIVLLALVHAELGGMFPVAGGTARYPHYVFGGLAGMSFGWFSWLQAATVAPIEVEAMIGYAGHWSFASGFQNADGTLTASGLLVAVFLMAFFVAINFLGVRVLAHANSATTWWKIFVPLVTIFAVALTHFHSSNFTSHGFAPFGAKGVLAAISTSGIIFALLGFEQAIQLAGESKNPKRDIPRAVLGSVAIGSTIYVLLQVAYIGALPGASFAKGWANLAYAGISGPWAGLASVIGMGLLAKVLFLDAVISPAGTGLIYTTSTSRISYGLARNGYAPEAFEKTGEQGVPWFGLALSFVVGVICFLPFPSWQQLVSFITSASVLMYAGAPLAYGALRKQLPNRERPYRLPFGQIISPVSFVVASLIIYWSGWETLWRLGIAIVLGYALLGGYAWYAHSANKPNAPRMDWKSAQWLPVYLVGLGIISWQGGFGGESHIGLWVDMGIIAAFSLGIYYWAVNTSLKTAAIERNIEDVEVVDAGGH
- the pyk gene encoding pyruvate kinase, with amino-acid sequence MRRAKIVCTLGPASDSYDQIKTLVVAGMDVARFNLSHGSYAEHEDRYRRVRKAADETGRSVGILVDLQGPKIRLETFAEGPVLLERGDEFTITTADVEGDRHRCGTTYKGLCGDVTPGERILVDDGRVCLEVASVEGQNVHCTVVEGGMVSDHKGLNLPGVAVSVPALSDKDVADLRWGLRIGADLVALSFVRSADDIKDVHRIMSEEGRFVPVIAKVEKPQAVDNLEEIVDAFDGVMVARGDLGVEMPLEQVPLVQKQAIKLCRRNAKPVIVATQMLDSMINASRPTRAEASDVANAVLDGADAVMLSGETSVGKYPVETVRTMSRIVCAAEEEIIAAGLPPLTGAGKPRTQGGAVARAAAEIGDFLHARYLVAFTQSGDTAKRLSRYRSPIPVLAFTYEPAVRSQLALSWGVETFLGPFVETTDEMIEQVDAALLAIGRCEVGDIVVITAGSPPGLAGSTNLVRVHHVGQDDLPLPTRR